A section of the Telopea speciosissima isolate NSW1024214 ecotype Mountain lineage chromosome 3, Tspe_v1, whole genome shotgun sequence genome encodes:
- the LOC122653896 gene encoding uncharacterized protein LOC122653896 yields MVEYEGFALKDENLKYHGGSTCMSIHNPPVSTNQYSGAFMWVQGGQDQVQVNPRLYGDNKTHLFGYWTADDSQRTGCFNVICNGFIQVNREIPIGVSYTKTSTYGGDIYEEATILFQDHNSGNWWVSVGENMSNVGYWPRELFNTIKESAPVVGWRGEVYALQGEKTPPMGTGRYKFNSPVHRYPDYKTTAYFRAVRVVGEDNIRRGPNDKSLQLVRDGKNCYQVHDYSYIDDYYRHTFFYGGSGC; encoded by the exons ATGGTTGAG TATGAAGGTTTTGCACTGAAAGATGAAAACTTGAAGTACCATGGAGGTTCAACGTGCATGAGTATACATAATCCCCCAGTCTCCACTAATCAATACAGTGGAGCATTTATGTGGGTTCAAGGTGGACAAGACCAAGTACAG GTGAATCCTAGGTTATATGGTGATAACAAGACCCATTTGTTTGGATATTGGACT GCAGATGACTCTCAAAGGACTGGCTGCTTCAATGTTATATGCAATGGTTTTATCCAAGTTAACAGAGAAATACCCATTGGTGTATCTTATACCAAAACTTCTACCTATGGTGGTGACATATATGAAGAGGCAACCATTCTTTTCCAG GATCATAACAGTGGAAATTGGTGGGTATCAGTTGGAGAAAATATGAGTAATGTTGGGTATTGGCCAAGAGAATTATTCAATACTATAAAAGAATCCGCTCCTGTGGTTGGTTGGAGAGGGGAGGTTTATGCTCTCCAAGGTGAAAAAACTCCACCAATGGGGACTGGACGGTACAAATTTAACAGTCCAGTACATCGTTATCCAGATTACAAAACTACTGCGTATTTCAGAGCAGTccgagttgtcggagaagataACATTAGAAGAGGTCCCAATGATAAGAGTCTTCAACTCGTCAGAGATGGTAAAAATTGCTATCAAGTGCACGATTATTCCTACATTGATGACTATTATAGGCATACTTTCTTCTATGGGGGTTCAGGTTGCTAA
- the LOC122653887 gene encoding uncharacterized protein LOC122653887 has protein sequence MALRVVTLVALLATSSIILSYNGVYGGGTTLTMEEGDVELERQLKRMNKPAVKSIKTDNGETYDCVDFYKQPTFDNPLLKNHIPEMSSSVQRETTKEAFSGAEQSDLRLDGGGCPLGTVPIRRTTKEDLIRWKSYSKPSGNFHQFLNVAPGTKVSLP, from the exons ATGGCGTTAAGGGTGGTCACGCTTGTGGCTTTGTTAGCAACTTCTTCAATCATTCTAAGTTACAATGGAGTTTACGGAGGAGGAACTACCCTCACCATGGAAGAAGGAGATGTTGAGTTGGAGAGACAACTCAAACGTATGAACAAGCCTGCAGTCAAGAGTATCAAg ACAGATAATGGCGAAACATATGATTGTGTTGATTTCTACAAACAACCAACCTTCGACAACCCATTACTCAAGAACCACATACCCGAG ATGAGTTCTTCGGTTCAAAGAGAGACTACTAAAGAAGCTTTTTCTGGAGCAGAACAGTCAGATCTCCGACTCGATGGAGGGGGTTGCCCATTAGGAACAGTTCCAATTAGGAGGACAACAAAAGAAGATCTAATAAGGTGGAAATCCTACTCAAAACCTTCTGGAAATTTTCATCAATTCTTAAATGTGGCCCCTGGTACCAAAGTAAGTCTCCCCTAA
- the LOC122656422 gene encoding bidirectional sugar transporter SWEET11-like isoform X1 — MGFLAVQQQSLWVLTFGLLGNFISLLVYIAPIPTFRRIYKNKSTEGFQSVPYLAALFSAMLWIYYAFLKTGAYYIITINSFGCVIETIYIVIYLIYAPKKARNSTAMMLALLNLGGFCLILVLTQFLATQQNRIKIVGMICIAFSVCVFVAPLSIMGHTHKERGVHAIYFILLPHLECSDVVLLWFTSQRPLHSYPKHTGFQLWGSTDVAIFDLQEVQ; from the exons ATGGGTTTCTTGGCAGTGCAACAACAATCCCTATGGGTTCTCACCTTTGGTCTCTTAG GTAACTTCATCTCATTATTGGTCTACATTGCTCCAAT ACCAACATTTAGAAGGATTTACAAGAATAAATCAACTGAAGGATTTCAATCTGTGCCATATCTGGCTGCACTGTTCAGTGCCATGCTTTGGATATATTATGCATTCCTCAAGACTGGTGCATATTACATTATCACCATTAACTCCTTTGGATGTGTTATAGAGACAATCTATATTGTCATCTACTTGATTTATGCACCAAAGAAAGCTAGG AATTCGACTGCGATGATGCTTGCGTTGCTGAATCTTGGAGGGTTCTGCCTGATCCTTGTTCTCACTCAATTCTTAGCCACACAACAGAACAGGATCAAGATTGTTGGAATGATTTGTATTGCCTTCTCTGTTTGTGTCTTTGTGGCACCCTTAAGCATTATG GGTCATACGCACAAAGAGCGTGGAGTACATGCcatttactttatccttcttccTCACCTTGAGTGCAGTGATGTGGTTCTTCTATGGTTTACTTCTCAAAGACCGTTACATAGCT ATCCCAAACATACTGGGTTTCAGCTTTGGGGTAGCACAGATGTTGCTATATTTGATCTACAGGAAGTCCAATAA
- the LOC122656422 gene encoding bidirectional sugar transporter SWEET14-like isoform X2, producing the protein MGFLAVQQQSLWVLTFGLLGNFISLLVYIAPIPTFRRIYKNKSTEGFQSVPYLAALFSAMLWIYYAFLKTGAYYIITINSFGCVIETIYIVIYLIYAPKKARNSTAMMLALLNLGGFCLILVLTQFLATQQNRIKIVGMICIAFSVCVFVAPLSIMGHTHKERGVHAIYFILLPHLECSDVVLLWFTSQRPLHS; encoded by the exons ATGGGTTTCTTGGCAGTGCAACAACAATCCCTATGGGTTCTCACCTTTGGTCTCTTAG GTAACTTCATCTCATTATTGGTCTACATTGCTCCAAT ACCAACATTTAGAAGGATTTACAAGAATAAATCAACTGAAGGATTTCAATCTGTGCCATATCTGGCTGCACTGTTCAGTGCCATGCTTTGGATATATTATGCATTCCTCAAGACTGGTGCATATTACATTATCACCATTAACTCCTTTGGATGTGTTATAGAGACAATCTATATTGTCATCTACTTGATTTATGCACCAAAGAAAGCTAGG AATTCGACTGCGATGATGCTTGCGTTGCTGAATCTTGGAGGGTTCTGCCTGATCCTTGTTCTCACTCAATTCTTAGCCACACAACAGAACAGGATCAAGATTGTTGGAATGATTTGTATTGCCTTCTCTGTTTGTGTCTTTGTGGCACCCTTAAGCATTATG GGTCATACGCACAAAGAGCGTGGAGTACATGCcatttactttatccttcttccTCACCTTGAGTGCAGTGATGTGGTTCTTCTATGGTTTACTTCTCAAAGACCGTTACATAGCT AG